CACAATTAGCGATCCCCCAAACATTGCAAAAATTAGTGATGAGTTGTTTAGCCAAAGAAGTCAGCGATCGCCCCCAAAATATTCAAGAAATATTAGAAACTTTAGACAAGGTTAAATTACAGCTTGAGCGTAGCGCTGCTATTAGTATTACCGAAGAGTTGCAAATACCTACCCTGCAAATAGTACCTGTCACATCATTATCAGAAAAAGAATGTTTACAAAAGACTTGGCCTAAAAATAGACCAATTGCACCAATTGGGTTTCCTTATTTATTACATACATTTCAAGGAACAATCCCAACTTTTTGGGCTATGTTACCCAAAGCAGAAATTACCAAATTTTTAGATCAAAAACATAGCACAGAATTTGTTGCCAAAATGAATATATATCCAATGGTGCTATGGATAACAGCATTATATAATTCCCAAGTTTCTCAAACAAAATGGCTCTCGTGCTTTTTAGATATGAATGATAGCCGAGGGCAAAAAATTATGCGAAGTTTAGCTGAAGTTGGCTATTATCATTTGTTATTTTTTTCTATCGAAGAGCCACATAATTGCACTCATGTCATGACATTGACTCTCACGGGTAGCCAACGCCAACAACTGACAGATTGGTTAGCAACGAATCCCACTTCTCAGGAATTTATTTCTACGAAGCAAGCAAAAATTATTTTGAAAGCAGAATATGAAAGATTAAAAACAGTAATACTACGTAAATTGGTAACTGCTCCAGAAAAGAAAGAAGTAGGTTTAAAAGCTTGGGCATCTAAACTATATTATTACTTTCTCCAAGTTATTTTGCGCCGTTGAAGCTTGAATAAATATATTGAGAATATTTAATATTAAGAAATCATTTATTTTAATATGCTAACCTTTAGGTTGAAATTGGAGAGTATATAAGAGGTTGTAAAGGTGAACCAAAGCTCATTTGCATCTCCACAGGAAACAGGGTTACTTGCCAATCGCTATAAATTGATCAAAGTAATTGGCAACGGAGGCATGGGCAAGGTTTTTTTAGCACATGATGTTTTGCTAGGAGGAATACCCGTTGCGATAAAATTCCTCTCACAAACCGTTGCAGACCCAAAGATGCAAAAAGATTTCGCGAGAGAAGCTCTCATGAGTGCAGCTTTGAGTCAAAAAACGATACATATAGTCAGAGCGTATGATTATGGCGTAAGTGAAAAAGGCAACCCGTTTTACGTCATGGAATATTTATCTGGCAAATGTTTAAAGGAATTAATTCCTGTAAATTTGCCAATTTTTATGACTTTGACACGCCAGATTTGTTTGGGCTTACAATGTGCCCATCAAGGCATAAACATGGACGGTAATATCTATCCTCTAGTTCATAGAGATATTAAGCCAGCTAATATATTAGTTCTTCCAGATCCTATATTGAGTCAGTTAGTAAAAATCCTCGATTTTGGGATTGCTAAATTTTTAAATTATGCAACCACAATCAGCACAAATAAGGGCTTTCATGGCACATTACCCTATTGTTCGCCAGAACAACTAGAGGGAGGAGAATTAGATAGTCGCTCTGACATTTATAGCTTAGGAGTGATGATGTTTGAAATGCTCACAGGTGAAAAACCTTGGCAACCCGAAACCGATCATTTTGGTGCTTGGTATAAGGCACATCACTTTGAAGCACCAAGAGCGATCGCCCAGGTTAAACCTCATCTGCAAATACCACGAGAGCTAAACGATCTAATTATGGCTTGTATGGAGAAACAAGTCAGCGATCGCCCACAAAATATCGCTCAACTGCTGCAAGTCTTAGACAATATCAATCGCTCTAATTATCTCAGCTTGCCCACAAATATGAGGATAGGGGAAGCGAGCAGTAATATCCAAGTAGAATCTGCTAATAAAAATTCCGCAAATCTTCCTCCGATCTCTGAGTTACCTGTAGCTGTGGAAAAAATTTGCTGGAAACTTACCTGGCCGGAAAATAAGCCAATTCAAGAAATTGTTTTTCCCCAAATTCTGGATACCGAACCACAACCTGTAACATCAATCTGGTTGATGTTGTCAAAACAAGAAATCAAACAACGTGCCATTTCAATACGTTACAATGAATTTCTCTTCATTACATCTCCTCACCCCATGCTGCTGTGGCTGACAGTTTTGTACAATCGCAAACTCGGCCCCAAGTGGCTACCTTGCTACCTCGATATGCACAACCCACAAAATCATCGACTGGTATCTTCCTTGGCAGAAAATGAACGCTATCCTCTAATTTTATTTACTATCGAACCACCCCACACCTGTGCTAGCGTCATCAGCAGTTACATAGAGCCTACGCAGCGGCAAATGTTGAAAAATTGGGTAAAACAAAGTCAAAGTCTACCACCCTCTTCTCAGTGCCAATTGAGCAAAAACATCTTAAAGCAGCAGTATCGACAAATGCAATCGCAAATACAGCAGTATCTGGCATCAATGCCGCAAGCTGTAGCATCAAGCACTATGGTTTGAGGAGGAGGAAGAAATAAGTAATAACTTCAGACTTTGGACGCTTGACTCTGGACAAATGACCAATAACAAAGGACTTCTAAAATTTCTTAGTTCCAGATCCTTGACAAACCCAAAAAAAAGGTACATAATAGCAAAGTTGCCAATTAAGGGACTGTAGTTCAATTGGTTAGAGCACCGCCCTGTCACGGCGGAAGTTGCGGGTTCGAGCCCCGTCAGTCCCGTTAAATTTTATCATCCACCATTGCTGAGTCCTGAGTTGATTGGGGTAAAAAGGATTTATTTTCAATGTTTATTTGAGAATTTCTGTCTAGCATACCCTATATGAGCGATCGCCTTAAACTCGGCATTCAGCGCTTGTTATATTAATCATGCTTTGAGAAAGAGAGAAAGAACTGTGACTGTTAGAGTCCGTATTGCTCCAAGTCCCACGGGAAATTTACATATTGGTACAGCTAGAACGGCTGTGTTTAACTGGCTATTTGCCCGCCACAACGGCGGAAAGTTTATCTTGCGTATTGAAGACACAGACCTAGAGCGATCGCGTCCTGAATATACAGAGAATATCCTCGAAGGGTTGCGCTGGTTGGGGCTGAACTGGGATGAAGGCCCATTTTTTCAATCTCAACGCCTGGATCTTTACAAACAAGCAGTAGAAAAACTGCTAGAACAAGGATTAGCCTATCGCTGCTATACCACTTCTGAAGAACTAGAAGCTTTAAGGGAAGCCCAGCAAGCTAAAGGGGAAGCACCGCGCTATGATAATCGGCACCGCAACCTCACCCCAGAACAAGAAGCTGCTTTCAAAGCTGAAGGACGTAGCTTTGTAATTCGCTTCAAAATCGAAGATGAGCGCGAGATTGTCTGGCATGACTTAGTAAGAGGAAAAATGTCTTGGCGAGGAAGCGATCTCGGTGGTGATATGGTCATCGCTCGTGCTTCCGAAACAGGTGTTGGTCAACCACTATATAACTTTGTCGTTGTGGTTGATGACATCGATATGCAAATTACCCATATCATCCGGGGAGAAGACCATATAGCCAACACAGCCAAGCAAATTCTCCTCTACGAAGCTTTAGGGGCAAAAACCCCAGAATTTGCCCATTCTCCTCTAATTTTGAGCAGAGATGGACGCAAGCTATCTAAGCGGGACGGCGTTACTTCCATTTCTGACTTCAAAAAATTAGGTTTCACCCCCGAAGCTTTGGTGAATTACATGACTTTGTTGGGTTGGTCGCCACCAGACTCTACTCAAGAAATATTTACCTTAGAATCCGCAGCCAAAGAATTCAGCTTTGAACGTGTCAATAAAGCAGGTGCAAAGTTTGACTGGGCGAAATTGGATTGGTTAAACAGTCAGTATATCCACAGTACCCCAGTAGATAAGCTGACAGATTTACTCCTACCTTATTGGGAAGAAGCAGGCTTTAAATTTGATGGCGGACGAGATCGCGCTTGGTTAGAAAAGCTAGTAGCTTTAATCGGCCCTAGCCTGACGCGGCTCAAAGATGCTGTGGAGCAGAGCCAACTGTTCTTTACAGATACCGTTGAATTTAGCGAAGAAGCCACTAAACAGTTGCAGCAAGAAGGTTCTGCGGCTGCTCTGCAAGCTATTGATGCAGCTTTGGACAGTCAAACGCAATTACAAGAAGCCACCGCGCAAGAAATTATTAAGCAGGTGGTCAAAGCCCAAAATGTGAAGAAAGGGTTAGTAATGCGATCGCTTCGAGCCGCTTTAACTGGAGATGTTCATGGCCCCGACTTAATCCAATCCTGGTTACTACTCAATCAAATTGGTTTAGATCGATCGCGTTTGAGTAAAGCCATAGCTCTAGGCAGTTAGCTCCCAGTCTTTGGGAATATTTTAGGTTTTTAGAGGCGCATCTAGGTGCGCCTCTATTAATAATAAAAGCAGCCACAATAATTGTGAGTCGTGGCACCAATTACCAACCCAATTTCTGAGAAACTAAATCAACCCTTAGGCGTGCATCTTCCAAAAGTAGTTAATTCTTCTATTTTTGGGAACTTGGTGTGTAAAATTCATGTCATCAACTCCACTTAGATAACCATGTAATTAAAATGCCGAAAAGAGCGCTCAATAAAGGGATAAGATTATCATTAGCGGTATTTTCAATCTTCGTCACATCGATCACTCATGCCGTAGCGGATGTGCCACCAACACCACCAATATTTGGAGATGCCACCATTGGCAAGAATTTTTCCCCAGATCCCTTTACTGTTCGGGGTATGAGTGGCGGCTCAGTCTCAGGAAACCAAGTTGCGAAGAGAACGGAAACTGCTACTGGCCCGTGTACTGGATTTGTTGATGAAGCACCAGACCATAAATTGGAATTAACAAATAAATTTGACTATTTAAAGTTGCAAGTGCAAAGTCCCGAAGATACAACGCTTATAGTCAAAGGCCCTGGTGGCACATGGTGCAATGATGAGTTTGATGGTAAAAATCCTGGCATAGTTGGTGAATGGCTTCCAGGAACTTACCAGATCTGGGTTGGTTCCTATGTTAAAGGCAAGTATTTTCCTTACACTCTCCAAATTACAGAAGTTAAATGAGATACTTGCAACCTCCAATACATCAGCCTTAAAGCTAGAATTTCCGCATCCAAAATCGGGTATCCACAATAGGATAGAGGGATAGAGGAATGGCAATGACTGAGGAAGCAGGCTTGATTCATGCTTCCTAATCTTGACTTTCCCCTAACCCTCTTGTCTTTTGTGGTGAAATTTTGTATTAAAATTAAGTTAACTTTAATTAAGATTCGTGTTGTCGTTAGAGATTTGCTGTAAGACCCTTAGAGCTTCTGTGGCGATGTACGCAAAACATCAGATTAAACAAAATGGATTTATCGAGATCCGTTTCACAGCGATTTAGCAACCAAGAAAGGATGGATGATGACAAAAAAGTTTTGAATCTCAGATTAAACGCCTTATAAGTAGCGTCAGCAAAAGGCTACGCCGCTTGCAGGGTAAGTTAGGTTGAAAAATTTTATAGTTTTTACTCCACTCTCATCCTGAAATTGGCAGGATGATTGAATCGTTTGGTTGCTAAAGCTGATGAGTTTTATTGGCATCTAGAGGCAGATTAAGATGAAATTTTCTTGGAAAGTCCTATTACTTTGGACATTGCCTGCTTTGGTAATTGGCTTTTTCTTCTGGCAAGGGGCATTTGCTAGTGCTCCTGCTGACATGACGAAAAATGCAGCCAATACCCGCATGACCTATGGCCGGTTTCTAGAATATTTGGACGCTAATCGCGTTAGTAGTGTGGATCTCTATGAAGGCGGTAGAACAGCAATTGTCGAAGCCGTAGATCAAGATATCGAAAATCGCGTTCAACGGTGGCGGGTAGATTTACCTGTTAACGCACCTGAGTTAATCAGCAAGCTTAAAGAAAAAGGAATTAGTTTTGATGCCCACCCCATGCGCAATGATGGAGCGATCTGGGGACTGTTAGGCAATCTCGTTTTTCCAATTTTATTGATTACCGGGTTGTTCTTTTTGTTCCGTCGCTCTAGCAATCTTCCCGGCGGCCCGGGTCAAGCAATGAACTTCGGTAAATCTAAAGCGCGCTTTCAAATGGAAGCTAAAACCGGAGTTAAATTTGACGATGTAGCAGGTATTGAAGAAGCTAAAGAGGAATTACAAGAAGTTGTCACCTTCCTCAAACAGCCAGAAAGATTTACAGCTGTTGGCGCGCGCATTCCTAAAGGAGTGCTGTTAGTTGGCCCTCCAGGAACTGGTAAAACTTTACTAGCAAAAGCGATCGCAGGTGAAGCTGGCGTACCTTTCTTCAGCATTTCCGGTTCGGAA
The genomic region above belongs to Calothrix sp. NIES-2098 and contains:
- a CDS encoding serine/threonine protein kinase, which codes for MVQNPIPNLANSKSELDIYIGKFLNNRYLIRDLIGKGGMGRVYLAEDVAKGGMAVAVKILSLSLGSQQMSQRFAREIFIGAQLGRKSKNIVRVFSYGVTEENIPYYVMEYLQGKNLKRILKKQTLSLTQLLDICYQICLGLQCAHQGIIHKGENFPIVHRDIKPENIFLIEDHKKENIVKILDFGIAKFLTERSGMTLTDSFIGSLPYCSPEHMEGRKLLDVRSDIYSLGILMFEMFAGKHPFQTTSNSFGSWYQAHHFQNPPTFGEVNPQLAIPQTLQKLVMSCLAKEVSDRPQNIQEILETLDKVKLQLERSAAISITEELQIPTLQIVPVTSLSEKECLQKTWPKNRPIAPIGFPYLLHTFQGTIPTFWAMLPKAEITKFLDQKHSTEFVAKMNIYPMVLWITALYNSQVSQTKWLSCFLDMNDSRGQKIMRSLAEVGYYHLLFFSIEEPHNCTHVMTLTLTGSQRQQLTDWLATNPTSQEFISTKQAKIILKAEYERLKTVILRKLVTAPEKKEVGLKAWASKLYYYFLQVILRR
- a CDS encoding Fis family transcriptional regulator, translating into MTVRVRIAPSPTGNLHIGTARTAVFNWLFARHNGGKFILRIEDTDLERSRPEYTENILEGLRWLGLNWDEGPFFQSQRLDLYKQAVEKLLEQGLAYRCYTTSEELEALREAQQAKGEAPRYDNRHRNLTPEQEAAFKAEGRSFVIRFKIEDEREIVWHDLVRGKMSWRGSDLGGDMVIARASETGVGQPLYNFVVVVDDIDMQITHIIRGEDHIANTAKQILLYEALGAKTPEFAHSPLILSRDGRKLSKRDGVTSISDFKKLGFTPEALVNYMTLLGWSPPDSTQEIFTLESAAKEFSFERVNKAGAKFDWAKLDWLNSQYIHSTPVDKLTDLLLPYWEEAGFKFDGGRDRAWLEKLVALIGPSLTRLKDAVEQSQLFFTDTVEFSEEATKQLQQEGSAAALQAIDAALDSQTQLQEATAQEIIKQVVKAQNVKKGLVMRSLRAALTGDVHGPDLIQSWLLLNQIGLDRSRLSKAIALGS
- a CDS encoding serine/threonine kinase translates to MNQSSFASPQETGLLANRYKLIKVIGNGGMGKVFLAHDVLLGGIPVAIKFLSQTVADPKMQKDFAREALMSAALSQKTIHIVRAYDYGVSEKGNPFYVMEYLSGKCLKELIPVNLPIFMTLTRQICLGLQCAHQGINMDGNIYPLVHRDIKPANILVLPDPILSQLVKILDFGIAKFLNYATTISTNKGFHGTLPYCSPEQLEGGELDSRSDIYSLGVMMFEMLTGEKPWQPETDHFGAWYKAHHFEAPRAIAQVKPHLQIPRELNDLIMACMEKQVSDRPQNIAQLLQVLDNINRSNYLSLPTNMRIGEASSNIQVESANKNSANLPPISELPVAVEKICWKLTWPENKPIQEIVFPQILDTEPQPVTSIWLMLSKQEIKQRAISIRYNEFLFITSPHPMLLWLTVLYNRKLGPKWLPCYLDMHNPQNHRLVSSLAENERYPLILFTIEPPHTCASVISSYIEPTQRQMLKNWVKQSQSLPPSSQCQLSKNILKQQYRQMQSQIQQYLASMPQAVASSTMV